The following nucleotide sequence is from Rhodobacter sp. CZR27.
CATCAAAAGCCGATCCCGCCGACGTGAAGCGCTTCCCCGATGTGGAACTGGTCGACATCGGCCACTTCGGCGGCTGGGCCAAGGCGCAGCCCGAGCATTTCGGCGACGGCGGCATCTTCGACCAGATCTACGAGGCCAAGTGATGCGGTCGCCTGCACTCGCCACCCCCTCGCCGCTGCCTGGCCTGGGCCTTGCCATGGGCGTCACGCTGACGGCGCTGTCGCTCGTCGTGCTGCTGCCGATCGGGGCGCTGCTCTTTCGCGGCGCGCTGGTCGGGCCGGCGGAGATCCTCGCGCTGCTGGGACGCGAGCGGGTGCAGGCGGCGCTTCTGCTGTCGTTCCGCGCGGCACTGGTCGCCGCGGCCTTCAACCTCGTCTTCGGCCTCGCGCTCGCCTGGGTGCTGGCGCGCTACCACTTCCCCGGTCGCCGCATCATCGATGCGGCGGTCGACCTGCCCTTCGCGCTGCCCACGGCCGTCGCGGGCATCGCGCTGACCGCGCTCTACGCCCCGAACGGCGCCTTCGGCCGCCTGCTCGAGCCGCTGGGGATCCGCATCGCCTATACCGAGGCCGGGATCTGGGTCGCGCTGATCTTCGTGGGGTTGCCCTTCGTCGTGCGCTCGGTGCAGCCGGTGATCGAGGAGATCGACCGCGAGGTCGAGGAAGCCTCGGCCACGCTCGGCGCCTCGCGGCTGATGACATTCCGCCGGGTGATCCTGCCCATGCTGACGCCCGCGCTGCTCACCGGCTTCGCGCTCTCGCTCGCGCGGGCGGTGGGCGAATACGGCTCGGTGATCTTCATCGCCGGGAACCTGCCGATGGCGACCGAGATCGCCCCGCTCCTCATCGTCATCCGGCTCGAGGAGTTCGACTATGACGGCGCGGTGGCCATCGCGCTGGCCATGCTCGGGATCTCCTTCGCTCTGCTGCTTGCCATCAAC
It contains:
- the cysT gene encoding sulfate ABC transporter permease subunit CysT, with amino-acid sequence MRSPALATPSPLPGLGLAMGVTLTALSLVVLLPIGALLFRGALVGPAEILALLGRERVQAALLLSFRAALVAAAFNLVFGLALAWVLARYHFPGRRIIDAAVDLPFALPTAVAGIALTALYAPNGAFGRLLEPLGIRIAYTEAGIWVALIFVGLPFVVRSVQPVIEEIDREVEEASATLGASRLMTFRRVILPMLTPALLTGFALSLARAVGEYGSVIFIAGNLPMATEIAPLLIVIRLEEFDYDGAVAIALAMLGISFALLLAINLVQIWSRRRMGAV